A stretch of Pseudomonas taetrolens DNA encodes these proteins:
- the hldE gene encoding bifunctional D-glycero-beta-D-manno-heptose-7-phosphate kinase/D-glycero-beta-D-manno-heptose 1-phosphate adenylyltransferase HldE → MKLSMPQFDQAPVLVVGDVMLDRYWHGGTSRISPEAPVPVVKVEQIEDRPGGAANVALNIAALGAPASLVGVTGDDEAANSLANSLEGAGVRALFQRIAHQPTIVKLRVMSRHQQLLRIDFEEPFATDALALGAEVDNLLEGIKVLVLSDYGKGALKNHQVLIQAARARGIPVLADPKGKDFSIYRGASLITPNLSEFETIVGGCADEAELVAKGAKLMADLDLGALLVTRGEHGMTLLRPGFAAMHLPARAREVFDVTGAGDTVISTLAAAIAAGEELPHAVALANLAAGIVVGKLGTAAISAPELRRAIQREEGSERGVLSLDQLLLAIDDARAHNETIVFTNGCFDILHAGHVTYLEQARAQGDRLIVAVNDDASVSRLKGPGRPINSVDRRMAVLAGLGAVDWVISFPEATPENLLTQLKPDVLVKGGDYGIDQVVGADIVAAYGGTVKVLGLVENSSTTAIVDKIRGQ, encoded by the coding sequence ATGAAGTTGTCCATGCCGCAATTCGATCAAGCCCCTGTCTTGGTGGTAGGCGATGTCATGCTCGACCGTTATTGGCATGGCGGGACCTCACGGATTTCCCCTGAGGCGCCGGTGCCGGTAGTCAAGGTCGAGCAAATCGAAGACCGTCCGGGCGGTGCTGCCAACGTTGCGCTAAACATCGCTGCACTCGGTGCGCCTGCCTCGCTGGTCGGTGTGACCGGTGACGACGAAGCTGCCAATAGTCTGGCCAACAGCCTTGAAGGCGCTGGCGTACGTGCTCTGTTCCAGCGCATCGCGCATCAACCGACCATCGTCAAACTGCGGGTCATGAGCCGTCACCAACAACTGCTGCGTATCGACTTTGAAGAACCGTTCGCTACCGATGCTCTGGCATTGGGCGCTGAAGTCGACAACCTGCTTGAAGGCATCAAGGTGCTGGTGCTGTCGGACTACGGCAAAGGTGCGCTGAAAAACCATCAGGTGCTGATCCAGGCCGCACGTGCCCGGGGTATTCCGGTGCTGGCAGATCCTAAAGGCAAGGACTTCTCGATCTATCGGGGCGCCAGCCTGATCACGCCGAATCTCAGCGAGTTCGAAACCATCGTGGGCGGTTGCGCCGACGAGGCCGAACTGGTGGCCAAAGGTGCCAAGCTGATGGCTGACCTGGATTTGGGTGCCTTGCTGGTTACCCGTGGCGAGCACGGTATGACCTTGCTGCGTCCCGGCTTTGCCGCGATGCACCTGCCAGCCCGGGCCCGTGAAGTGTTTGACGTCACAGGCGCTGGCGATACCGTTATTTCGACCCTGGCCGCGGCTATCGCTGCCGGCGAAGAGCTGCCCCACGCCGTGGCACTGGCCAATCTGGCGGCCGGCATTGTGGTCGGCAAACTGGGTACGGCGGCCATCAGCGCGCCGGAGTTGCGCCGCGCCATTCAACGTGAAGAAGGTTCGGAGCGGGGCGTATTGAGCCTCGATCAGTTGTTGCTGGCCATCGATGATGCACGGGCCCACAACGAGACAATCGTCTTCACCAATGGCTGCTTCGACATTTTGCATGCCGGGCATGTGACCTATCTGGAGCAGGCGCGGGCCCAGGGCGACCGATTGATCGTTGCCGTCAACGATGATGCCTCCGTGAGCCGCCTGAAAGGGCCTGGGCGCCCGATCAACAGCGTGGATCGCCGCATGGCGGTACTGGCTGGCCTTGGTGCGGTGGACTGGGTGATCAGCTTCCCGGAAGCCACACCGGAGAACCTGTTGACTCAGCTCAAGCCGGATGTGCTGGTCAAGGGTGGCGATTACGGGATCGACCAAGTGGTCGGCGCCGACATCGTGGCGGCTTACGGCGGGACCGTGAAAGTGCTGGGGCTGGTAGAAAACAGCTCGACCACGGCCATCGTCGATAAAATCCGCGGTCAGTGA
- the msbA gene encoding lipid A export permease/ATP-binding protein MsbA — translation MSDAPREAEQSSSLKIYFRLLTYVKPYIGLFLLSILGFLIFASTQPMLGYILKYFVDGLSNPDAVLFPSVPYLRDLRLLQAVPLLIVFIAAWQGLGSFLGNYFLAKVSLGLVHDLRVQLFNNLLVLPNRYFDQHNSGHLISRITFNVTMVTGAATDAIKVVIREGMTVVFLFASLLWMNWRLTLVMIAILPLIAVMVSTASKKFRKQSKKIQAAMGDVTHVASETIQGYRVVRSFGGETYEQKRFLEASQSNTDKQLRMTRTGAIYTPMLQLVIYIAMGILMFLVLYLRGDASAGDMIAYITLAGLLPKPIRQLSEVSSTIQKGVAGAESIFEQLDEKPEVDTGTVERDHVSGRLEVRHLNFTYPGTDRQVLKDVTFSVEPGQMVALVGRSGSGKSTLANLIPRFYHHNSGEILLDGVEIEQYRLINLRRHIAQVTQHVTLFSDTVANNIAYGDLAGAPREEIEKAARDAYAMDFIEQLPQGLDTQVGENGVLLSGGQRQRLAIARALLKNAPLLILDEATSALDTESERHIQAALDHVMQGRTTLVIAHRLTTIEKADLILVMDQGQIVERGTHAELLAQNGYYARLHSMGLDTPETSGDIA, via the coding sequence ATGAGTGATGCACCGCGTGAAGCGGAACAGAGTTCAAGCCTGAAAATATACTTTCGGCTTTTGACTTATGTGAAACCCTATATCGGCCTTTTCCTGCTGAGTATTCTCGGGTTTCTGATTTTCGCTTCGACCCAGCCAATGCTTGGTTACATCCTCAAGTATTTCGTCGACGGCTTGTCCAATCCGGATGCCGTGTTGTTTCCTTCCGTCCCGTACCTGCGCGATTTGCGTCTGCTGCAGGCCGTGCCGTTGCTGATTGTGTTCATCGCGGCCTGGCAAGGACTGGGATCATTCCTGGGCAACTACTTCCTGGCCAAAGTATCGCTTGGGCTGGTGCACGACCTGCGGGTCCAGTTGTTCAACAACCTGCTGGTGTTGCCGAACCGTTATTTTGACCAGCACAACTCGGGTCACCTGATTTCCCGTATCACCTTCAACGTGACGATGGTGACCGGTGCCGCTACAGATGCGATCAAGGTCGTTATCCGTGAAGGCATGACGGTGGTTTTCCTGTTTGCTTCATTGCTGTGGATGAACTGGCGCCTGACGCTGGTAATGATCGCCATCCTGCCGCTGATTGCGGTGATGGTCAGCACGGCCAGCAAGAAATTCCGCAAGCAGAGCAAGAAAATCCAGGCGGCAATGGGCGATGTCACCCATGTGGCTTCGGAAACCATTCAGGGCTATCGCGTGGTTCGCAGCTTCGGCGGCGAAACCTACGAGCAGAAGCGCTTCCTGGAAGCCAGCCAGAGCAACACTGACAAGCAATTGCGCATGACCCGCACCGGGGCGATTTATACCCCGATGCTGCAACTGGTCATTTACATCGCCATGGGCATCCTGATGTTCCTGGTGCTGTACCTGCGCGGTGATGCCTCGGCGGGTGACATGATTGCCTATATCACCCTGGCCGGCCTGTTGCCCAAGCCGATTCGCCAGCTGTCGGAAGTCAGCTCGACGATTCAGAAAGGTGTGGCGGGTGCTGAAAGCATCTTTGAACAACTGGATGAAAAACCGGAAGTCGACACGGGCACCGTTGAGCGTGATCACGTCAGCGGACGGCTTGAGGTGCGTCACCTCAACTTCACCTATCCGGGGACCGATCGCCAGGTGCTCAAGGATGTGACGTTCTCGGTTGAGCCCGGGCAGATGGTGGCGCTGGTAGGGCGTTCGGGCAGTGGTAAATCAACGCTGGCCAACCTGATTCCGCGTTTCTATCACCATAACTCGGGCGAAATCCTGCTCGACGGCGTCGAGATCGAGCAGTACCGCCTGATCAACCTGCGTCGTCACATTGCGCAGGTGACCCAGCACGTGACCCTGTTCAGCGATACCGTGGCCAATAACATTGCCTACGGCGATCTGGCCGGTGCACCTCGTGAGGAGATCGAGAAAGCCGCGCGGGATGCCTACGCGATGGACTTTATCGAGCAACTGCCACAAGGGCTGGACACCCAGGTCGGTGAAAACGGCGTATTGCTTTCCGGCGGTCAGCGCCAGCGTCTGGCAATCGCCCGGGCCCTGCTTAAAAATGCTCCGTTGCTGATTCTCGATGAAGCGACCTCCGCGCTGGATACCGAGTCCGAGCGTCACATTCAGGCAGCGCTGGACCATGTCATGCAGGGCCGAACCACGCTGGTGATCGCTCACCGCCTGACGACCATCGAAAAAGCCGACCTGATTCTGGTCATGGACCAGGGTCAGATTGTAGAGCGCGGCACGCACGCCGAGCTGCTGGCACAAAATGGTTATTACGCCAGACTGCACTCGATGGGGCTCGATACCCCTGAGACCTCTGGCGATATCGCCTGA